Part of the Archangium lipolyticum genome, CCAGCATCGAGGAGGACATCCGGGAGCAGCAGATGCTCGTGGAGCGCCTGCGCGCCGAGCCCGGTTTCGTGGGCAGCGTGCTGCGCAGCCGCGCCCGGCGCGAGCACCGCAGAATCCTGCTCTTCGTCGACCAGTTCGAGGAGCTCTACACCCTGGTGCCGGACGCGAAGGACCGACTGGCCTTCACGGCGTGCCTGTCGGGCATCGCGGACGACGCCACCTCGCCCATCCGCGTGGTGCTCTCCATCCGCTCGGACTTCCTGGACCGGGTGCCGGAAGACGAGCGCTTCATGGCCGAGCTGAGCCAGGGCCTCTACTTCCTGTCCTCACCCAGCCGCGACGGCCTGCGCGACGCGCTGGTGCAGCCGGCGGAGATGGCCGGCTACCGCTTCGAGACTCCAGCGATGGTGGACAACATGCTGGAGCACCTGGAGTCCGCCCAGGGCGCGCTGCCCCTGCTGCAGTTCGCCGCCACCCAGCTGTGGGAGGCAAGAGACCCTTCGCGCAAGCTGCTCACGGAGAGCGCCTACAAGTCCATTGGAGGTATCGCCGGAGCGCTCGCCAGCCATGCCGACAGCGTGCTGGCCTCCCTGTCCACGCAGGAGCGCACGCTGGTGCGCGCGCTCTTCCTGCGCCTGGTCACCCCCGAGCGTACGCGCGCCATCGTCTCTCTGGAGGAGTTGCGTGAGCTGACGAAGGACACGGGGGAGATGCAACGGCTCATCGACCACCTCGTCCAGGCGCGTCTGCTCGTCGTGCAGACGGGAAGTGGCGCCACGGGCGCGACGGTGGAGATCGTCCACGAGTCGCTGCTCCACAGCTGGCCCACGCTGCGCCGCTGGCTGGACGAGGGCCAGGAGGACGCGGGCTTCCTGGAGCAGCTGCGCAACGCGGCCCGCCAGTGGCAGGCGAAGAACTTCGACGGCAACCTGCTGTGGCGCGGAGAGATGGTGGAGGAGGCGCAGCGCTTCCAGCGCCGCTATCGCGGGGAGCTGCCGCGGTTGCAGCAGGACTTCCTCGAGGCGGTCTCCTCCCAGGCGAAGCGGGCCACGCGCCTGAGGCGGGCGCTGCTCATCGGCTCCACCGTGTTCCTGGCGCTGCTGGTGGTCGCGGCGGCGGTGGCGCTGGTGGTCATCCGCAACTCCCAGCGAGAAGCGGAGCGGCAGGCGGAGGCGGCGAGGCAGGCCGAGACGGTGGCACGCAACGCGGAAGCGACGGCGCGCACCGCCGAGGCGGAGGCGAAGCAGCACCTGGTCGAGGTGCAGGCCAAGGAGCTGGAGCGCCAGAAGGCGGCGGAGGAGGCGCGCAAGGCCCAGCAGGCGGCGGAGGAGGCCGCCAGCCAGGTGGCACGCGCCAACGAGGAGCTGTTGAGCAAGAACGACGAGTTGCTGTCCGCGCTCAAGAGGGCTCGCGAGGCGCAGATGCGCGCCAGGGGCGCCAAGAAACGCGCCGAGCTGAGCGCGGAGGAGGCGCGTGAAGCCAAGGCGGCCGCCCTCAAGGCGGCGCAAGAGCTCGAGGAACTGCTGCGCAAGGAGCGGGAGCGCAACAAGCGGCTGAATGACCGGCTCGGCCCGGTCATCGAGAACCTGAAGGGGGCACGACAGTGAGAGGAATGAGGAACGGAGCCGCGCTCGGCCTGGCCCTGATGGTGTTGATGCACTCGCCGTGGACGGCGTCGGCGGCCACGCCCAACAAGCCAGGCACCAGACCCGAAACGGAAGCGACGCTCCCCTGGTCCCGGAACGTGCCACAGGAAGACCAGGACGCGGCCTATGTCCTGTTCCGCGAGGCCAACGGACTCCTGAAGGAGTCCTTCTTCCGCCAGGCCAGCGAGAAGTACACCCAGGCCCTGGAACGTTGGAAGCACCCAGCCATCCACTACAACCTGGCGCTGGCCCTGATGAATCTCGACAAGCCGGTCGAGGCCCATCAGCACCTGGAGTCGGCGATGCGCTACGGCCCCGAGCCCCTCGAGGAGGAGAAGTACGAGTACGCCCGCACCTACAAGGCCCTCATCGAGAAGCAGCTCACCCGGGTGGAGTTCAGCTGCGACACCCCTGGCGCCATCGTGACATTGGATGGACAGCCGCTGTTCACGGCCCCCGGCCATTACGTGGGGATGGTGCGTCCTGGCGCGCACAGCCTCGTGGCCACCAAGGAAGGCTACCTGCCCACGGACATGAGCCGGACCTTCATGCCCGGGGAGCAGCTCACCCTCGACCTCAAGATGTGCACCGTCGAGGAGTGCACCGTGTACAAGCGGCGTTGGCCCGTCTGGATGCCCTGGGCGGTGGTGGGGTCGGGCATGGCGGTCGCCGCGGGCGGAGGTCTGCTCCAACTCCAGACCAGCCAGAGCTACGACACCTTCGACGCCGGAATCCGGGAGTGTGGCGGATGCTCGATGAGGGACAAGCCGGACCTCGCCGCCCTGCGCACCCGGGGTGACAACCTGCAGCGGGCGGCTTTCGGCGCATATGGCATTGGCGGAGCCGCGCTCGTCACCGGCGCGGTGCTGCTCATCCTCAATCAACCCCAGGCCCACCGCACCGACCCGAACAAGCCGAACCATGCGGTGGATGTCACACCGCTGCTCGGCGGTGACACGAACGGCGTCCTGGCCACGTTCCGCTTTTGAGGTGCACGATGAAACGCGAGACCCTTCCCCCTGTTCGTCGAGCGCCCCTGCTCCCACTGGCGCTCCTGCTCCTGCCGCTCGCGGCCTGCCTCACCCCCGAGAGCGTGGACTGTCCGCCCGAGCTCGTCTGCCCCTCCGGACAGAGGTGCGCCGCCAGGCAGCCCGCGTGCATCAAGGATGATTGCGGTGATGGCGTCGTCCAGGCCGGCGAGACCTGCGATGACGGCAACATCGAAGACGGGGACGGCTGTAGCAAGACCTGCAAGTCGGACGAGAGCTGTGGCAATGGCGTCATCGACCTCACGTCGGAGGGGGGCGTCACCCGTAGAGAGGCCTGCGATGACGGCAACACCATCAATGGGGATGGCTGCAGTGCCGACTGCCTCTCGAGTGAGTTCTGCGGGAACACCATCGTGGACAAGGTTGCCGGCGAGGTATGTGACGACGGGAACAGGGCCAATGGCGATGGCTGCGACGCCGATTGCCTGTCCAACGAACAATGCGGGAACAAGGTCGTGGACACCGCCATTGGCGAGGTGTGCGACGACGGGAACAACACCACCGGTGATGGGTGCAGTGCCGACTGCCGCTCGGGCGAACAATGCGGCAATAGCAAACTCGACCCTGGCGAGGTGTGCGAAGACAACAACAGTGACAACACCGACAATTGCGTCGCCTGCCATCCAGCCAGGTGCGGAGATGGGTTCCTGCACAAGGGCGTCGAATCATGCGATCCCGGACCCGCCGGTAGCTCGCCGACCTGCAATTTCAACTGCACGACGAACAAGTGCGGCGACGGCATCGTGAACACCAGTGCCGGAGAACAATGCGATGACAGCAACGCCGTCGACACGGATGGCTGCACGGCTTTGTGCCAACTGGCTCTGTGCGGCGACGGCATCGTGAACACCAGTGCCGGAGAGCAGTGCGACGACGGAAACAAAGACAACGGGGATGGATGCACAGACTCGTGCCAATTGGCTCGTTGTGGTGATGGATACGTGAATGCCAGTGGCGAAGAGCAGTGCGAACCCGGGCTAGACGCGAACTGCAATCACAACTGCAAGTGGAATCAGTGCGGTGACGGCATTGCGAACATCAGCGCAGGCGAAGCATGTGACGACGGAAACAAGGAAGAGTGCGGCACCTGCAATAACGACTGCAAAAGGAACCAGGATCTAACCAGCGCAACCGGACGTATCATCGGCGTGCCAGCCGATACAATCACCGATGGCTCAAAGATTACCTTCAACAAGGGTCTAGAAAACGAGCGGGTCTTTGAGTTCGACAATAACGACAAGAAAACAGACGGCAACATCAGAATAGCCATCGCAGACTGGCAAGACTCCGACAGTGTTGCCGAAGCCATCCAGCATGCCATCAATCATCAATACAATGAAAACAACGGCTTCGACTGGCGTGTATCCGGCCGTTCTTGGAATGTCGTAATGCTCGAGTACAGGGCCGCAGGCCGGATTGACGAGGGCAAGAACATCACGGAGTCTGTTCCTGTTGGCGGCTTCTTCGCGGAACGGCTGACCCGTGGTTTCGGCTATGACTGCCCCACGAATACGGGGTGCAAGCGTAACGAGGACTGCAATTCCCAGAAGTGCACCATTCCACCGGGTCAGGTGAAAGGAACCTGCCAGCCCTAGCGAGCCAGGGTCGTCAATCTCCCCGCTCGACTCAACCGTGTCGGGCGGGGCGGACGACCCTGGCCTGCAAGCGCCTGTAGAGTTCCATCACCAGCAACAACTCCTCCGCGGTCCGCTGCTCGATGGCGCGGTAGTCGCCGCTCTCGTAGCTCTCCCACACGCCCTTGCTCGAGCCCTTCTTCTCGCGCAGCCCCAGGCGCCCGGCCATCTCCTTGGTCGTCTTGGGGTACAGGATGGGCTCCTCGGGGAAGAGGAAGCTCGCCTCGTTCGCCAGGTCGATCGGCCGGGCCTTGAAGAAGACCTCGAACAGCTCGGCCGGATCGGCGATCTCGTTGAAGAGCGAGCGGCAGTAGAGCGCCGGCAGGTCGAACTTGGCGATCCCCGCGCCACACACCACCAGGTCCGTCGCGGGCTTGCCGAGCACCCGCACGCCCTCGGCCCGCTGGCGCTTCCACTCCTCCTCGAAGCGCGCCTTGATGGCCCGGAGCAGCGCGGCCTCGGACTCGAAGTCCCACAGCCACAGCCCCTCCACCTCGGGTGCCTCTGGGATGGACTGCTCGAAGCGCTTGCTGAAGAAGCAGCCCCCGAGCAGCACGTGGCCCGGCCTCGCGGGATTGACGACGAGCGAGCTCAGGCTCGTGGCGCGCTCGCTCGGAGGCGCATAGGCCTCCAGGTCGAAGAACAGCATGGCCACCTCGTCGGGGGGTTCACCGAGAGGTGCACGCTAGCATGGAGAGCTGACGGGCAGCCGCTCCCCGGCGCACGGGGAGCGGTCCAACACCCGGAGTCCAGGTCCTACTCGGAGCGGCTGGCCTGGCGGGAGCCGCCGGCCGCATCCGATGCGCGACCCGCGGAGGAAGCCGCGCGCTCCAGGATGGCCTTGGCTCCAGCCGGGATGCCACCCGCGGCCTGCTCGCCCTCGCGAGGCGGGGCCGAGGCGGGCGCGAGCGGCTCGCTGCCACGCGCCGCGTCATGAGCGGCCATCACCGGCATGTCGCCCGTGTTGCCACACGCGGGCGCGGCGACGAGGGTGTCGCGCACCGGGTCGCCGTAGCCGGAGATGAGCGCGGGCACGGAGGGGTTGTTCCACCCGTTGCCCCGGGTCTGCGCCACCTTGAAGTGCAGGTGGGGACCGCAGGACCAGCCGGTGTTGCCCGAGTAGCCGATGAGCTGACCCTTGCGCACCTTGTCGCCTGCCTTCACCACCACCGCGCTGAAGTGGAGGTACTGCGTCTCGACGCCGCCCTCGTGGGAGATGACGATGTAGTTGGCGTACTGCGCCATCTTCGGATCGCACGCGCCCTGATTGCTGTCACCGCGCGCCATGCGCACCACGCCGTCCTGAGCGGCGACGATGGGGGTGCCAACGGGCATGCGGAAATCCCAGGCGTAGGTGTCGTTCTGAAGGTGGCTTCCCGTGTCGTGGCCCTGGCTCACCGGGAACACCCGGCCACAGGCAAACGGGACGCCCATCTCGGGAACCACGGTGTTGCGGGCGGAGGGGACTGCCGGAGCGGAAGCAAGCAGGAAGAGCGTGGGCAGGATCATGGGTGGGCCGCGCATAAACGACGGAGTGCCCTTGCTGTATTTCAGACTCTTTTTCCGCTTTCCTGCTCGTCTCCTGGTTCCGGGAACAGGCGACCAGACAGCCTTGTTGGCTGCGCCGCCCGGGGACCCCGGGTGAGGGGGAACGACACACATGCGGCGAGAGACACGGTGGCTTCGGTGGATGACCCTGGGCCTGGGGCTCGGGATGGCGGCCTGCGCGACGAGCCCGGCCACTCCAGCCGCGAGTGGGGAGGCTCCCCCCGTGGAGCGCGTGGTGGCCTTCGTGGACGTGAACGTGGTGCCCATGGATGCCGAGCACCTGCTCGCCCACCAGACGGTGGTGGTGAGGGGAGAGCGCATCGTGGCCCTGGGCCCGGTGGACTCCACGCGAGTGCCCCGGGACGCGGTGCGTGTGGAGGGACAGGGCCGCTACCTGATGCCTGGGCTGGCCGACATGCACCTGCACCTGGTGCCGGGCACGGGAGAGCCGGAGGATCCCGCCGGCCAGGTGCTCGCGCTGCTGGTGGCCAATGGCGTCACCTCGGCGCGGGCGCTGGGAGGCCCCAAGGACACCCCGCGGCTGGTGAGGGACCGGGTGGCGCGCGGGGAGGTGCTGGGGCCCACGCTGCGCGTCGCGGGGCCCTCGTTGCATGGCAAGTCGGTGCGGGGACCGGAGCAGGTGCGACAGCGGGTGCGCGAGTACGCGGCGGCGGGCTACGACCTGCTGAAGACACACGGCTCCCTGGGCCGAGAGACCTATGACGCCATGATGGCCGAGGCACGCGCGCGAGGGCTGAAGGTGAGCGGCCACGTGACACCGGACGTGGGGCTCTTCCACGCGCTGGAGTCGGGGCAGCAGATCGAACATCTGGACGGCTACCTCAACGAGCTGCTGCCCGAGAACGACGCCGCGCGGGTGGAGGTGGGCCAGGTGGAGCTGGGTGAGCCGCTGGAGCGGATGGACCCGGCCCGCATCCCAGCGCTGGCGGAGGCCACGAGAAAGGCAGGCGTGTGGAGCTCACCCACGCTGGCCCTGTTCGAGACGGTGACGAGCCCCGAGGGCGTGGAGCCGCTGCGTGCGCGTCCGGAGCTGCGCTTCGTGCCGCAGGCCTCCGTGGAGGCGTGGACGCGGATGGTGGCGGGAGACGCGCAGATGGCGGGAGTACCGGCGGAGCGCAAGCGCCGGTTCGCCGAGCTGCGGCGGCAGGTGGTGCACGGGCTGTACACGGCGGGCGCGAAGCTGCTGGTGGGCTCGGACTCGCCGCAGCTCTTCATGGTGGCGGGCTTCGCGGTGCACCGGGAGATGGAGGCGCTGGCGGCGGCGGGGATTCCGGCCTACGGGGTGCTGGAGGCGGCCACGCGCAACGCGGCGGAGTACCTGGGCGAAGCGAGCACCTGGGGCACGGTGGCAGAGGGCCGGCGCGCGGACCTGCTGCTGCTGGACGCCAACCCGCTGGAGGACGTGCGGCACACGCGCGCCATCGCCGGGGTGATGGTGCGCGGGCGCTGGCTGCCGAGGAGCGAGCTGGACGCGATGCTGGAGCGCACGGCGGTGGTGGCGAATGCGCCGCCCCGGGCGAAGAAGAAGAACGTGGCCACCACCGCGTCGGCGGTCCCATGATGGAGCGAACCGGAGGGCACCGCATGGCGCGCATGGACAGCTACGTGGAGTACACGCTGGAGCTGCTGGAGCCACTCGGCCCCGTGCAGGCGCGCAACATGTTCGGTGGGTGGGGCCTGTACCAGGGCGGGAGGATGTTCGGCCTCATCGCCGAGGACCGGCTGTACCTCAAGACGGACGACACCACGCGCCCCGCCTTCGAGTCCGCGGGAGGCGAGCCCTTCGTCTACGACGCGGGCAAGGGCCGCAAGCCCGTCACCATGTCGTACTGGACGCCTCCGCCGGAAGCGAGCGACGACGCCCACGCGCTGCTGCCCTGGGCGCGCCGCGCGGTGGAGGCCGCCCTGAGGGCCGCCCAGAAGAAGCCCGCCGCGAAGAAGAAGCCCGTGGCCCCGGCGAAGAAGAAGCCTGTCCGCCGCTCGCGGCGTGCCTGACTGTCACCGGTCCTCACTTTCCGAACGAGCCCGGCGCCCTTCGTGGCGGCAGCCGCTATCCTGCCGCCTCTTCCTTCAACGGAGGCAGCACCGTGGCCGCAGACACCCTCTTCGCGAAGATCGTCCGAGGCGAGATTTCCTGCCACAAGGTGTGGGAGGACGACCGGCACCTGGCCTTCCTGGACATCCGTCCGCTGAGGCCCGGGCACACGCTCGTCATCCCCAAGGTGGGGGTGGACTACCTCTTCGACATGGAGCCCGAGGCATATGGCGCGCTGATGCAGGCGGTGCGCACCGTGGCGCGGCTGCTCAAGGAGCGCACGCAATGCCAGCGCGTGGTGGAGGTGGTGCTCGGCTACGAGGTGCCGCACGCCCACGTGCACCTCATCCCCACCGACTCCATGGCGGAGTTGCCCTCGTTCGCCGGCAGCCCGATGGACCACGGCGAGCTGGCCAAGCTGGCCGCGCGCATCCGCGGGCAGTGAGCCGCTGACGCGCCGGGACGACCCTCACCCCAGCCCTCTCCCAGAGGGAGAGGGTGCTGCTCAACCTCTGTCGCCGGGGAGGTACGACAGCTCGACAATGAACGTGGCCCCATTCCCTGGCTCGCTCTCGACGCGAACGACGCCACCGTGAGCTTCGACCACTTGCCGGGTAATCCAGAGCCCGAGCCCGAGTCCGCCGTAATTCCGTGAGGACACCGCCCGCTCGAATCGGTCGAAGATGCGAGCCTGGTCCTTGAGCGGAATGCCAATGCCGTTATCCCGGACGGACAGCCGCGCTCGGCCCTTCCCCGCGTTCACCCGCACTTCCACGGGTTTGCCAACCCCGTACTTGAGCGCGTTGGAGAGCAGGTTCGTTATCACCTGCTCGATACGCAACCTGTCCCACTGCCCCCTCACGTGCTCCTCCACGCTCACCCTGAGCTGACATTCCGACCGGGCCACCGCTTCGGCGAAACGGTCCACCACGTCGAGCACGAGTGCTGACAAGTCACACTCCTCCAACCGAAGCGTGAGTTGGCCAGTGCTGAGGCGGGCAACATCCAGAAGCTCATCCGTGAG contains:
- a CDS encoding amidohydrolase family protein — protein: MRRETRWLRWMTLGLGLGMAACATSPATPAASGEAPPVERVVAFVDVNVVPMDAEHLLAHQTVVVRGERIVALGPVDSTRVPRDAVRVEGQGRYLMPGLADMHLHLVPGTGEPEDPAGQVLALLVANGVTSARALGGPKDTPRLVRDRVARGEVLGPTLRVAGPSLHGKSVRGPEQVRQRVREYAAAGYDLLKTHGSLGRETYDAMMAEARARGLKVSGHVTPDVGLFHALESGQQIEHLDGYLNELLPENDAARVEVGQVELGEPLERMDPARIPALAEATRKAGVWSSPTLALFETVTSPEGVEPLRARPELRFVPQASVEAWTRMVAGDAQMAGVPAERKRRFAELRRQVVHGLYTAGAKLLVGSDSPQLFMVAGFAVHREMEALAAAGIPAYGVLEAATRNAAEYLGEASTWGTVAEGRRADLLLLDANPLEDVRHTRAIAGVMVRGRWLPRSELDAMLERTAVVANAPPRAKKKNVATTASAVP
- a CDS encoding peptidase associated/transthyretin-like domain-containing protein, whose amino-acid sequence is MRNGAALGLALMVLMHSPWTASAATPNKPGTRPETEATLPWSRNVPQEDQDAAYVLFREANGLLKESFFRQASEKYTQALERWKHPAIHYNLALALMNLDKPVEAHQHLESAMRYGPEPLEEEKYEYARTYKALIEKQLTRVEFSCDTPGAIVTLDGQPLFTAPGHYVGMVRPGAHSLVATKEGYLPTDMSRTFMPGEQLTLDLKMCTVEECTVYKRRWPVWMPWAVVGSGMAVAAGGGLLQLQTSQSYDTFDAGIRECGGCSMRDKPDLAALRTRGDNLQRAAFGAYGIGGAALVTGAVLLILNQPQAHRTDPNKPNHAVDVTPLLGGDTNGVLATFRF
- a CDS encoding serine/threonine-protein kinase, which encodes MIKNHSSALRSIPPTGVPGPSNNELGPGTRIQHYELIREIGSGGMGTVYLARDTRLGRRVAIKFLHTQDADLTRRFILEARATARCSHENIVIIYEVGEHAGSPFMVLEFLQGQPLKKLVAGQRTPAPRAVELMVPVVRALVCAHEQGIVHRDLKPENILVTDSGGIKVLDFGIAKVLQEEEQPAAVGNASDTFVGRLLDGEAGDLTRRGAILGTMAYMSPEQWGNGVPIDHRTDIWAVGIMLFRMLAGQHPLGTMSGPQLAVTGLLDEPMPALRTVAPDVPKELADIVDRCLRKHKEERFPDAQSLLRALEPFLPGRYGRGELRIDESPYAGLSSFQEADANRFFGRTREITALVNRINDQPLLAVVGPSGTGKSSFVRAGVLPVLKRSGTPWESLVIRPGRSPLSALAGVVAPLVSSSPSIEEDIREQQMLVERLRAEPGFVGSVLRSRARREHRRILLFVDQFEELYTLVPDAKDRLAFTACLSGIADDATSPIRVVLSIRSDFLDRVPEDERFMAELSQGLYFLSSPSRDGLRDALVQPAEMAGYRFETPAMVDNMLEHLESAQGALPLLQFAATQLWEARDPSRKLLTESAYKSIGGIAGALASHADSVLASLSTQERTLVRALFLRLVTPERTRAIVSLEELRELTKDTGEMQRLIDHLVQARLLVVQTGSGATGATVEIVHESLLHSWPTLRRWLDEGQEDAGFLEQLRNAARQWQAKNFDGNLLWRGEMVEEAQRFQRRYRGELPRLQQDFLEAVSSQAKRATRLRRALLIGSTVFLALLVVAAAVALVVIRNSQREAERQAEAARQAETVARNAEATARTAEAEAKQHLVEVQAKELERQKAAEEARKAQQAAEEAASQVARANEELLSKNDELLSALKRAREAQMRARGAKKRAELSAEEAREAKAAALKAAQELEELLRKERERNKRLNDRLGPVIENLKGARQ
- a CDS encoding TfoX/Sxy family protein, with the protein product MARMDSYVEYTLELLEPLGPVQARNMFGGWGLYQGGRMFGLIAEDRLYLKTDDTTRPAFESAGGEPFVYDAGKGRKPVTMSYWTPPPEASDDAHALLPWARRAVEAALRAAQKKPAAKKKPVAPAKKKPVRRSRRA
- a CDS encoding DUF4215 domain-containing protein; this encodes MKRETLPPVRRAPLLPLALLLLPLAACLTPESVDCPPELVCPSGQRCAARQPACIKDDCGDGVVQAGETCDDGNIEDGDGCSKTCKSDESCGNGVIDLTSEGGVTRREACDDGNTINGDGCSADCLSSEFCGNTIVDKVAGEVCDDGNRANGDGCDADCLSNEQCGNKVVDTAIGEVCDDGNNTTGDGCSADCRSGEQCGNSKLDPGEVCEDNNSDNTDNCVACHPARCGDGFLHKGVESCDPGPAGSSPTCNFNCTTNKCGDGIVNTSAGEQCDDSNAVDTDGCTALCQLALCGDGIVNTSAGEQCDDGNKDNGDGCTDSCQLARCGDGYVNASGEEQCEPGLDANCNHNCKWNQCGDGIANISAGEACDDGNKEECGTCNNDCKRNQDLTSATGRIIGVPADTITDGSKITFNKGLENERVFEFDNNDKKTDGNIRIAIADWQDSDSVAEAIQHAINHQYNENNGFDWRVSGRSWNVVMLEYRAAGRIDEGKNITESVPVGGFFAERLTRGFGYDCPTNTGCKRNEDCNSQKCTIPPGQVKGTCQP
- a CDS encoding HIT family protein; the encoded protein is MAADTLFAKIVRGEISCHKVWEDDRHLAFLDIRPLRPGHTLVIPKVGVDYLFDMEPEAYGALMQAVRTVARLLKERTQCQRVVEVVLGYEVPHAHVHLIPTDSMAELPSFAGSPMDHGELAKLAARIRGQ
- a CDS encoding M23 family metallopeptidase; translation: MILPTLFLLASAPAVPSARNTVVPEMGVPFACGRVFPVSQGHDTGSHLQNDTYAWDFRMPVGTPIVAAQDGVVRMARGDSNQGACDPKMAQYANYIVISHEGGVETQYLHFSAVVVKAGDKVRKGQLIGYSGNTGWSCGPHLHFKVAQTRGNGWNNPSVPALISGYGDPVRDTLVAAPACGNTGDMPVMAAHDAARGSEPLAPASAPPREGEQAAGGIPAGAKAILERAASSAGRASDAAGGSRQASRSE